GCCGGCCACTCGCTTTCGCTCCCCCCGGAATCCGCCATGTCTTCGGAAGGGTCGATGAAAGGATACGCTCGTGCGTAGGCGCGCCATCGGCGGTTTCACGCTGATAGAGCTTCTGGTGGTTATTGCCATCATCGGCATCCTGGCGTCCATGCTCTTTCCCGTGTTCGCGCAGGCGCGCGAGAAGGCGCGCCAGATCGACTGCGTCAGCAACATGCGTCAGCTTGGCCTGGCGCTGCAGATGTACATCGGTGACTACGACGCGCTCTACCCTCCGCAGGACCACCTGTACATCGAGCCTTGCGATCCGTGCCCATTCTGGATGGACGTGGCCTACGGCGTGCCCAACTGGTACTACTCGCCTTACGCCAATTGGGCCCAGGCCATCTTCGGCTACGTGAAGTCGGTCGGCGTCTACCAGTGCAAGTCGAACCGCGGCTGGACCCAGAACTCGGACCCGAGCCAACCCGGGCTCAGTTACGTGTACAACGGCTTCGCGGCGGCGCGCTCGGAGGGGTCGGTTCCGGCGCCCTCGCAGTACGTGGTGCTGTGGGACTACCGCTACCTGACCTCCTATGCCATCGCCAACCCCGTGCCGTCGGGCTGGGCGTGGTACGAGGGATGGGCGCCGCACCCATCGCAGTACAACCTGCTGTTCTTCGACGGCCATGTGAAGAACCGCCCGGAGCCGCAGTTCCGGGCCGACATCTGGGGCCTTCCGAACGGCAACCCGTTCGCGTTCTAGGCGCGCGCCGCCGGAGCGGCCCGGCCCGCCCGGGCCACGGGGATCAGACATGAGGAAGACGCTGCCGGAGGGCTCTCGCGAGGCGGTGCGCGAGGGGGTTGCCGAGGTCCGCGAGAAGCTGCGCGAGGACCTGTCGAGGTGGGCGCGGGCGCGGCGTGCTGTGTCGCTGAAGCCGATGCTGTCGTGCATGGAGTGCGAGGGCGCGGGCCGGCGGGTATGCGCAAGTTGTGGCGGGAGCGGCAAGGGGCGCGCGGGCGCCGACGGCGCGGCGCCGCCGTGCGTGCACTGCGACGCGCAGGGCACGCTGACGTGCGTGGAATGCGCCGGCTCGGGCCTGGTGCCGAACACGAACCGGAAGCGCCTCCTGATTGTGCTCTGGCTCGGCGCGGCCGCGTGGGTCCTGGTGTTCCTGCGGCTCTACCTGATGGAGCATGACGTGCTGCCGGCCTTTCGGGCGCGGGGCGGCGGCGCCAGCACGGGCGTGCCACGCGGCGCCGCGATGCCCGGCGCGGCCGGCCAGTCCGGCGTCCCTGCGGCGGGCATGGGGCCGGGAGCGGGCGGGGGCGGTTACCAGGCGCCCACGGCGGGCTACGCGGCCCCTGCGCGCCAGCCAGGCGGCATGGCCGGGCCGCGGGGCGGCGGCTACAGCGCGCCTCGCGGAGGCGGCTACGGCGCCGGGCCGGGCGGCTGACCCGAGCCGCGACAGTGGCGAAGGGGTCGGCCATCTGGCCGACCCCTTCGCGCGCCTCGCGGAGCCTGGGTGAGCTACGGAAGCGCCGAGCTTCCCTGGGCCTTCTGCCTGGTCACCTCCAGCAACTGCCCGGCCTGGGCCTTCAACTCCTCGGGCGCGCCTGGCATCTTGATGACCGCCTCCAACTCGGGCACGGCCTCCTCAGGTCGCTGCTGCGAGAGGAAGCAGGCCGCGATGCTCAGGCGGGCGTAGGCGGCCTCGGCGGGTCGGGCCGCCGTCTGCGCGCCCTTGCGAAAGAGCGGCACGGCCCTTTCGAACTGCTCCTCCTCCTGGTAGTGGTCGCCGAGAGCGTTGTAGGCCGCGGCGAGGGCGCCGCATTGGTTGCCCGGGTCCACCCTCTCGGCGGTGGCCAGCAGCCCGCTAGCGCGCTCGGCGTTCCCGCGCGCCGCGTAGATCGCAGACAGTCTGGCAGCCGCCTCGGCGTCCCCCGGGTCGGCCTTCAGGCGGGCCTCGAGGGCCGGCAGCTCCCTGTGCGCCGTGGCGATCTGTGTGATCCGCTCGGCGAACGGTTCGGCGGGCATGTAGCCCACGATCCTGCCCACGGCCTCGCCGGTTCCGGTCAGGAACAGGATGGTCGGGAAGCCGTTGACCTGGTACTTGCGGGCGGCCGCCGTGCCTCCCTTCTCGGCGTTCACCTTGACCGCCACGTAGTGCCGGTTCGTGATCTCGCCGACCTTCGCGCTCGTGTAGGTGTTCTTGTCGAGCTCCTTGCACCAACCGCACCAGTCGGTGTAGAAGTCCACCATCACGAGCTTGTTCGTCTTCTTCGCCTGGGCCAGCGCCTGGGTGAGCGAGGGCGCCCACCGGATCGCGGGCGCTGCGGCGGCCCCCGAGACGGCCCAGAGCGCGCAGGCGCCGGTCAGGGCCATCCGTAACACTCCGGTCCTCATGTGCGTACTACCCCTTTCCGATCGTCGAGCGAAGAGCGGATGGCGTCCAGCGGCGGGCGCCGCACCCTCCGCGCCAGCGCCGGATCGTAGACGCGCGGCGCGCCACCGGGGGCGCCGGTGATCATCAGGCGCGGCCGCGAGGCGCCGAGACGACGCCCCACGCCCGCAGGCGCCCGGCGACGCCGTCGACCCAGAGGTCGACGGCCTCGTACAGACCCCAGAGGATGAGGGCGAAGGCGCCCACTGCGGCCAGTATGCGCGTGCTCGCAAGTGAGTCGACGGTGACCTGCCACACGTACTCGGGCCGGGTCACCAGGTCCCAGGAGTTGAGCCGGACGATCAGGCCCAGGTACACGCCGAACGAGACGAGCGCGAAGAAGAACGGCGCGTAGAGGTAGGGCGGGTACCCGCGAGCCCGCAGGAGCCCCTCGACGGGACGAATCGCCAGCGCGAACAGGAGCACGCCGCTCCCGCTGTAGGCCAGGAAGAAGAGGGACCACTTCGCCGTGGAGAGCATGGCGCCGCGGTCGACGTGCCCGGCATCCAGCACCGCCTCCCATCGCGCGTCGAAGAGCAGGTGACGCCATTCCGTGAGCAGGTAACACGTGTTCGGCAGGAAGGCGAGCCAGACGAGCGCGATGGCGATCAGCAGCACGGAAGGGAGCCGGCGCTTGCGCCCCTTGCCGCCGGCGCCCCAGCCGATCATTGCGGCCAGGCCCACCGGCACGGCGGCCAGAAAGAGGTTCCAGGCGATCCAGCGTAGCATCCGCTCCACGCACCGGCGGTCGTCGGCAGGCGCTGGCGGTCGCTCCTGCCGCACCCTTCTGACGAGCGCGGCGCGCGTCGGGTTTCGCAGGACATCGGCGGACGCGTGCGGAATAGTGCGCCGGGCGCGCGGCCCGGAGGGGAGAGCCAGGATGCTGGAGACGACGCGCGCGGCGGAGGCCCCGCCCGACTTCCTGCGCGGCATCATCGCGCCGATGTACACGCCGGTTCACGGCGATGGCAGTCTGGACGAGGAGGGCGCCGCCGAGATGGTGCGCTGGCTGGCCGCGTGCGGCTGTGTCCGCACGCTCTTCGCCCGTAGCGGCATGGGGCGCATGTTCAGCTTCACGATGGAAGAGACGCTCCGCTTCGCCGCGGCGGTGAAGGCCGCGCTGCCGCCGGGCATGGGGCTGCTGGTGGGCGCGGGCGGGGAGTGGCTCGAACACGAGCGCGGCGGCCGCCCGGACGCGCGGCGCTACACCGAGCAGGCGATCGAGCTCACGCGATGGGCGGCCGGGGCCGGCGCCGACGGCGCAGTGCACGTGATCCCCTACGGGCTCGAGCCGCGCCCCGGGGAGACCGCGCGCGACACGGTGCTCCGCCACTACCGCGAGGTGCACGACGCCACCGACCTGCCGTTGGTACTCTACCAACCGGGTGGCGTGCCCGAGGAGTACCGAGTGACACCCGGCCTGCTGGAGAAGCTGCTGGCGATGCCGCGCATCGCCGGGATGAAGGTCTCCACGGAGGAGGATGCGGTCTTCACTCCGCTGGCCGAGGTAGTTCGGGGCACGCGGTTCGCCCTGATCTGTGGTCACGAGGGCTACTACGCGCGCGGCCTGCCGCAGGGCGGGGTCGGAGTCATCGGGCAGGGGTGCAACGGGTACCCCGAGGTCCTGGACGGCGTGCAGCGCCGGTTTCACGCCGGCGATCGGGCGGGCTCCGCGCGGGCCCAGGAGGATGTGCAGCGCGGACTCGACGCCACCAGCGGCCTGCACTCCGCGGTGGCCCTGAAGCAGTACATCGCGCGCAAGGGGTATCGGGTCGGCCCGGCGGACCGCGGCGGGGGCGAGCCCTACCCGCCGGAGGTGATCGATCGCCTGGAGCGCGCGCTC
This portion of the Chthonomonadales bacterium genome encodes:
- a CDS encoding type II secretion system protein; amino-acid sequence: MRRRAIGGFTLIELLVVIAIIGILASMLFPVFAQAREKARQIDCVSNMRQLGLALQMYIGDYDALYPPQDHLYIEPCDPCPFWMDVAYGVPNWYYSPYANWAQAIFGYVKSVGVYQCKSNRGWTQNSDPSQPGLSYVYNGFAAARSEGSVPAPSQYVVLWDYRYLTSYAIANPVPSGWAWYEGWAPHPSQYNLLFFDGHVKNRPEPQFRADIWGLPNGNPFAF
- a CDS encoding thioredoxin fold domain-containing protein, translating into MRTGVLRMALTGACALWAVSGAAAAPAIRWAPSLTQALAQAKKTNKLVMVDFYTDWCGWCKELDKNTYTSAKVGEITNRHYVAVKVNAEKGGTAAARKYQVNGFPTILFLTGTGEAVGRIVGYMPAEPFAERITQIATAHRELPALEARLKADPGDAEAAARLSAIYAARGNAERASGLLATAERVDPGNQCGALAAAYNALGDHYQEEEQFERAVPLFRKGAQTAARPAEAAYARLSIAACFLSQQRPEEAVPELEAVIKMPGAPEELKAQAGQLLEVTRQKAQGSSALP
- a CDS encoding DUF1361 domain-containing protein; this translates as MLRWIAWNLFLAAVPVGLAAMIGWGAGGKGRKRRLPSVLLIAIALVWLAFLPNTCYLLTEWRHLLFDARWEAVLDAGHVDRGAMLSTAKWSLFFLAYSGSGVLLFALAIRPVEGLLRARGYPPYLYAPFFFALVSFGVYLGLIVRLNSWDLVTRPEYVWQVTVDSLASTRILAAVGAFALILWGLYEAVDLWVDGVAGRLRAWGVVSAPRGRA
- a CDS encoding dihydrodipicolinate synthase family protein, which translates into the protein MLETTRAAEAPPDFLRGIIAPMYTPVHGDGSLDEEGAAEMVRWLAACGCVRTLFARSGMGRMFSFTMEETLRFAAAVKAALPPGMGLLVGAGGEWLEHERGGRPDARRYTEQAIELTRWAAGAGADGAVHVIPYGLEPRPGETARDTVLRHYREVHDATDLPLVLYQPGGVPEEYRVTPGLLEKLLAMPRIAGMKVSTEEDAVFTPLAEVVRGTRFALICGHEGYYARGLPQGGVGVIGQGCNGYPEVLDGVQRRFHAGDRAGSARAQEDVQRGLDATSGLHSAVALKQYIARKGYRVGPADRGGGEPYPPEVIDRLERALDTLRAQYRAGSA